One Tomitella gaofuii DNA segment encodes these proteins:
- the guaA gene encoding glutamine-hydrolyzing GMP synthase: MPELRLQQSARPVLVVDFGAQYAQLIARRVREAGVYSEVIAHTASVSEISAKDPSGIILSGGPASVYADGAPALDPALFDLGVPVLGICYGFQAMARALGGIVEHTGGREYGRTSLDVSGGTLHQGLPEQQPVWMSHGDAVTKAPAGFTVTASSEGAPVAAFECLDRRLAGVQYHPEVRHSPHGQEVLTRFLRDVAGLERSWTTANIVEQLIEQVRAQVGDGRALCGLSGGVDSAVAAALVQRAIGDRLTCVFVDHGLLREGERGQVENDFVAATGARLVTIDAASTFLGELAGVSDPEGKRKIIGREFIRSFEGAVTEVLGDAASTGATVDFLVQGTLYPDVVESGGGSGTANIKSHHNVGGLPEDLQFTLVEPLRLLFKDEVRAVGRELGLPEEIVGRQPFPGPGLAIRIVGEVTAERLALLRRADAIAREELTIAGLDQQIWQCPVVLLADVRSVGVQGDGRTYGHPIVLRPVSSEDAMTADWSRLQYEVLETISTRITNEVPDVNRVVLDVTSKPPGTIEWE; encoded by the coding sequence GTGCCTGAACTCCGCCTGCAGCAGTCCGCCCGGCCCGTGCTCGTCGTCGATTTCGGCGCGCAGTACGCGCAGCTGATCGCCCGCCGGGTCCGCGAGGCCGGCGTCTACTCCGAGGTCATCGCGCACACCGCGAGCGTGTCGGAGATCTCCGCCAAGGACCCGTCCGGCATCATCCTGTCCGGCGGCCCCGCCAGCGTGTACGCGGACGGCGCCCCGGCGCTCGACCCTGCGCTGTTCGACCTGGGCGTGCCGGTGCTCGGCATCTGCTACGGCTTCCAGGCGATGGCCCGGGCGCTCGGCGGTATCGTGGAGCACACCGGCGGCCGCGAGTACGGGCGCACGTCGCTGGACGTCTCCGGCGGCACGCTGCACCAGGGCCTGCCGGAGCAGCAGCCGGTGTGGATGAGCCACGGGGACGCGGTGACGAAGGCGCCCGCCGGGTTCACGGTCACGGCGTCCAGCGAGGGGGCGCCCGTCGCGGCGTTCGAGTGCCTCGACCGGCGCCTGGCCGGGGTGCAGTACCACCCCGAGGTCCGGCATTCCCCGCATGGCCAGGAGGTGCTCACCCGATTCCTGCGCGACGTCGCCGGCCTCGAGCGTTCCTGGACCACCGCGAACATCGTCGAGCAGCTCATCGAGCAGGTGCGCGCCCAGGTGGGCGACGGCCGCGCGCTGTGCGGACTGTCCGGCGGGGTCGATTCCGCGGTGGCCGCCGCGCTGGTGCAGCGCGCCATCGGCGACAGGCTCACCTGCGTGTTCGTCGATCACGGTCTGCTGCGCGAGGGGGAACGCGGTCAGGTCGAGAACGACTTCGTCGCGGCCACCGGCGCCCGGCTGGTGACGATCGACGCGGCGTCGACGTTCCTGGGCGAGCTGGCCGGCGTCTCCGACCCGGAGGGCAAACGCAAGATCATCGGGCGCGAGTTCATTCGCAGCTTCGAGGGTGCGGTCACCGAGGTGCTCGGGGACGCGGCCTCCACCGGCGCGACGGTCGACTTCCTCGTGCAGGGCACGCTGTATCCCGACGTGGTCGAGTCCGGCGGCGGCTCCGGCACCGCGAACATCAAGAGCCACCACAATGTGGGCGGGCTGCCGGAGGACCTGCAGTTCACCCTCGTCGAGCCGCTGCGCCTGCTGTTCAAGGACGAGGTGCGCGCCGTGGGGCGCGAGCTGGGGCTGCCGGAGGAGATCGTCGGCCGCCAGCCGTTCCCCGGTCCGGGATTGGCCATCCGCATCGTCGGCGAGGTCACCGCGGAGCGCCTGGCGCTGCTGCGCCGCGCCGACGCCATCGCCCGCGAGGAGCTCACCATCGCAGGGCTCGACCAGCAGATCTGGCAGTGCCCGGTGGTGCTGCTCGCGGACGTGCGCAGCGTCGGCGTGCAAGGCGACGGCCGGACTTACGGTCACCCCATCGTCCTGCGGCCGGTGTCGAGCGAGGACGCGATGACGGCGGACTGGTCGCGGCTGCAGTACGAGGTGCTCGAGACGATCTCCACCCGCATCACCAACGAGGTGCCCGACGTCAACCGCGTCGTCCTGGACGTGACGAGCAAGCCGCCGGGCACCATCGAGTGGGAGTGA
- a CDS encoding family 43 glycosylhydrolase, giving the protein MRTAAWRGDRSGARPRPRRRRYVRGLLVALMAAALTIGGTAVAGAAPGSLDPGGLSGSAGSVPQSGDPTGPTGSLGSLAPGSGRVDFGTGVNPVVLPIAADPSVVRAPDGTFYLYATSDDWQDGGGMHHLPIFRSTNLVDWTVAGNVFPGKPAWVDPAGGLWAPDVHLVGDTYVVYYSVGGTADPCIGMATSESPTGPFTDLARPVFCSSDVGVPGTIDPSVYYDGATPYVFVGNFGGIYAIPLTHDGTAVAGDDPKAAPVRVAGNGYEAPYIQHKNGYYYLYVSAGNCCNGAASDYRVYVGRSQNLLGPYVDSSGRPMLDEGGDLILSGNVTWLGPGHITVVTDDAGADWAMYHAAPRAAPRLGAGPQNREGMIDRISWVGGWPRIGDGTPSSTAPAVPYIGGV; this is encoded by the coding sequence TTGCGTACTGCCGCATGGCGGGGCGACCGCTCCGGGGCGCGTCCCCGGCCACGGCGGCGCCGCTACGTCCGCGGCCTGCTCGTGGCGCTCATGGCGGCCGCGCTCACCATCGGTGGGACGGCGGTGGCCGGTGCCGCGCCCGGGTCGCTGGACCCGGGCGGCCTGTCGGGTTCGGCGGGCTCGGTTCCGCAGTCCGGCGACCCCACCGGACCCACCGGGTCGCTGGGGTCGCTCGCACCCGGCTCGGGGCGCGTCGACTTCGGCACCGGGGTCAACCCGGTGGTGCTGCCCATTGCGGCCGACCCGTCGGTGGTGCGCGCTCCCGACGGCACCTTCTACCTCTACGCCACCTCCGACGACTGGCAGGACGGTGGCGGCATGCACCACCTGCCTATCTTCCGCTCCACCAACCTCGTCGACTGGACGGTGGCGGGCAACGTGTTCCCCGGCAAGCCTGCGTGGGTGGACCCCGCGGGCGGGCTGTGGGCGCCGGACGTGCACCTGGTCGGCGACACCTACGTCGTCTACTACTCGGTGGGCGGGACGGCGGATCCGTGCATCGGCATGGCCACCTCGGAGTCGCCCACCGGGCCGTTCACCGACCTGGCCCGGCCGGTGTTCTGTTCGTCCGACGTGGGCGTGCCCGGCACCATCGACCCCTCCGTGTATTACGACGGCGCCACGCCCTACGTGTTCGTCGGCAACTTCGGCGGCATCTACGCGATTCCGCTGACCCACGATGGCACGGCGGTGGCGGGCGACGATCCGAAGGCCGCACCCGTCCGCGTGGCGGGCAACGGGTACGAGGCGCCGTACATCCAGCACAAGAACGGCTACTACTACCTGTACGTCTCGGCCGGAAACTGCTGCAACGGCGCCGCGAGCGACTACCGGGTGTACGTGGGCCGGTCGCAGAACCTGCTGGGCCCCTACGTGGACTCCTCAGGACGGCCGATGCTCGACGAGGGCGGCGACCTGATCCTGTCCGGCAACGTCACCTGGCTGGGCCCGGGGCACATCACCGTGGTCACCGACGACGCCGGCGCCGACTGGGCGATGTACCACGCGGCGCCGCGGGCGGCCCCGCGATTGGGCGCGGGCCCGCAGAACCGGGAGGGGATGATCGACAGGATCAGCTGGGTCGGTGGCTGGCCGCGGATCGGCGACGGCACCCCGTCGTCCACGGCGCCCGCCGTGCCCTACATCGGCGGCGTGTAG
- a CDS encoding GMC family oxidoreductase: MAPGVDGPDYDVVVVGSGFGGSVSALRLTEKGYSVGVLEAGRRYADDEFAATSWDLKKFLWAPRLGCYGVQRVHMLRDCLILAGAGVGGGSLNYANTLYKPTGPFFTDPQWAHITDWEDELTPYYEQGRRMLGVVQNPTMTPADEVIKSVADDMGAGDTFIQTPVGVYFGEAGETVDDPYFGGVGPARTGCIECGECMTGCRHGAKNTLVKNYLGLAERAGAQVHPMTTVTAVRRRADGVWEISTERTGAWVRKQRRTFTAANVVLAAGTWGTQNLLHAMRDAGTLPGLSDKLGELTRTNSESIVGAGKFAVDPEMDLTKGVAITSSFHPTGDTHIEPVRYGKGSNAMGLLQTLMTDGGGRIPRWLKLLLLILRHPLMTLRMLNVRRWSERTIIALVMQNLDNSITTFTKRGILRRRHISSRQGHGEPNPSWIPAGNEATRRIADKIDGIAGGTWGEIFNIPLTAHFLGGAVIGDGPGSGVIDPYHRVYGYPTMYVVDGAAVSANLGVNPSLTITAQAERAAAMWPNKGATDARPPQGEGYRRIRPVAPRSPFVPASAPGALRLPITPIQAS; the protein is encoded by the coding sequence ATGGCGCCAGGCGTGGACGGGCCGGACTACGACGTGGTGGTGGTCGGATCGGGATTCGGGGGCAGCGTCAGCGCGCTGCGTCTCACCGAGAAGGGCTACTCGGTGGGGGTCCTCGAGGCGGGGCGCCGCTACGCCGACGACGAGTTCGCCGCCACCAGTTGGGACCTCAAGAAGTTCCTCTGGGCGCCGCGGCTGGGCTGCTACGGGGTGCAGCGCGTGCACATGCTGCGTGATTGCCTCATCCTCGCCGGTGCAGGCGTGGGCGGCGGCTCGCTGAACTACGCGAACACCCTCTACAAGCCCACAGGGCCGTTCTTCACCGACCCGCAGTGGGCGCACATCACCGACTGGGAGGACGAGCTCACCCCCTACTACGAGCAGGGCCGGCGGATGCTGGGGGTGGTGCAGAACCCGACGATGACCCCGGCCGACGAAGTCATCAAGTCGGTGGCCGACGACATGGGCGCGGGCGACACGTTCATCCAGACCCCGGTGGGCGTGTACTTCGGCGAGGCCGGCGAGACGGTGGACGACCCGTACTTCGGCGGCGTCGGGCCCGCCCGCACCGGGTGCATCGAATGCGGCGAATGCATGACGGGATGTCGGCACGGCGCCAAGAACACGCTGGTCAAGAACTATCTGGGCCTGGCCGAGCGGGCCGGTGCGCAGGTGCACCCGATGACCACCGTCACCGCCGTGCGCCGACGGGCGGACGGGGTGTGGGAGATCTCCACCGAACGCACTGGTGCCTGGGTGCGCAAGCAGCGCCGCACCTTCACCGCGGCCAATGTGGTCCTCGCCGCCGGCACGTGGGGCACGCAGAACCTCCTGCACGCGATGCGCGACGCGGGCACGCTGCCCGGGCTGTCTGACAAGCTCGGCGAGCTCACCCGCACCAACTCGGAGTCCATCGTCGGCGCGGGCAAGTTCGCGGTGGACCCGGAGATGGACCTGACCAAGGGCGTCGCCATCACCTCGTCGTTCCACCCCACCGGCGACACCCACATCGAGCCGGTGCGCTACGGCAAGGGCTCCAACGCGATGGGGCTGCTGCAGACGCTCATGACCGACGGCGGCGGGCGGATTCCGCGCTGGCTCAAGCTGCTCCTGCTCATCCTGCGGCACCCGCTGATGACGCTGCGCATGCTCAACGTGCGGCGGTGGTCGGAGCGCACGATCATCGCGCTGGTCATGCAGAACCTCGACAACTCGATTACGACGTTCACCAAGCGGGGCATTCTGCGGCGGCGGCACATCAGCAGCCGGCAAGGCCACGGCGAACCCAACCCGTCGTGGATCCCCGCGGGCAACGAGGCCACGCGGCGCATCGCCGACAAGATCGACGGCATCGCGGGCGGCACGTGGGGCGAGATCTTCAACATCCCGCTCACGGCGCACTTCCTGGGCGGTGCGGTGATCGGCGACGGCCCCGGCTCCGGGGTGATCGACCCGTACCACCGGGTGTACGGGTATCCGACGATGTACGTGGTGGACGGTGCGGCGGTGTCGGCCAACCTGGGCGTGAACCCGTCGCTCACCATCACCGCGCAAGCCGAACGGGCAGCGGCGATGTGGCCGAACAAGGGCGCGACCGACGCGCGGCCGCCGCAGGGCGAGGGCTACCGTCGCATCCGGCCGGTCGCGCCGCGCAGCCCGTTCGTCCCGGCGAGCGCGCCCGGCGCCCTGCGACTGCCGATCACGCCGATCCAGGCGAGCTGA
- a CDS encoding PspC domain-containing protein has protein sequence MTTTRPTGPPQLDGIADELRDLWRTRPERLREQGKIAGVAEGIGRRYDVDPLLVRIAFVVSALFGGAGVWLYVACWLTFPSPRQPYQDPAVFGYPYGVHGYPPYPHPQHPYAAAWSRPDKPRNRFRARNIALLGILGIVAVSTLPATTGRGSAGLLGAVLMLGALYLLYRRRPRPAYAFPAPPSAGPAQPAAPGSGPSADAGTTGARGRAADNSDGGNAGSADTATAGSGATTPPEWDPLGAAPFAWDLPTPPPEPEPAPSQRRRSRLTVFTIGLALIAAAVASGVSAAGADWLTAPRIAAVALAVVGAGLAVGAFLRTGYGLLIVAAPLAGFVILGSLAGSLDTDGGVGQREFRPTTLAQLQPEYQVGAGEILLDLRSLDLTADTTVDVRNNVGRVEVIVPDTMRVDATCHTTVGDSTCLPEAAAAPRPGQPADSPVLTVNADSAIGEVVVRHG, from the coding sequence ATGACCACTACGAGACCCACGGGGCCGCCCCAGCTCGATGGGATCGCCGACGAACTGCGAGACCTGTGGCGCACCCGGCCGGAGCGGCTGCGCGAGCAGGGCAAGATCGCCGGCGTCGCGGAAGGGATCGGCAGGCGCTACGACGTGGACCCGCTGCTGGTGCGGATCGCTTTCGTCGTGTCCGCACTCTTCGGCGGGGCCGGCGTGTGGCTGTACGTCGCATGCTGGCTCACGTTCCCGTCGCCGCGGCAGCCGTACCAGGACCCGGCCGTGTTCGGATATCCGTACGGCGTCCACGGGTACCCGCCCTACCCGCACCCGCAACACCCGTACGCCGCCGCGTGGAGCCGGCCGGACAAGCCCCGCAACCGGTTCCGCGCCAGGAACATCGCACTGCTCGGCATACTCGGGATCGTCGCGGTGTCCACGCTGCCGGCCACCACCGGCAGGGGTAGCGCGGGGCTGCTCGGCGCGGTGCTCATGCTCGGCGCGCTGTACCTGCTGTACCGCAGGCGCCCGCGCCCTGCCTACGCCTTTCCCGCACCGCCCTCCGCCGGCCCCGCGCAGCCGGCCGCGCCCGGCTCCGGACCGTCGGCGGACGCCGGAACCACCGGCGCCCGGGGCCGGGCCGCCGACAACTCCGACGGCGGAAACGCCGGCAGCGCCGATACGGCGACCGCCGGCTCCGGTGCCACCACCCCGCCCGAGTGGGATCCACTGGGCGCCGCACCGTTCGCATGGGACCTGCCGACCCCGCCGCCGGAGCCCGAGCCCGCACCGTCGCAGCGGCGCCGCTCACGGCTCACGGTGTTCACCATCGGTTTGGCGCTCATCGCCGCCGCAGTGGCCTCGGGAGTGTCGGCCGCCGGGGCGGACTGGCTCACCGCTCCGCGGATTGCGGCCGTCGCGCTCGCCGTCGTCGGCGCGGGCCTCGCCGTCGGGGCGTTCCTGCGCACCGGGTACGGCCTGCTCATCGTCGCCGCGCCGCTGGCCGGGTTCGTCATACTCGGCTCGCTGGCAGGCTCGCTCGACACGGACGGCGGGGTGGGGCAGCGCGAGTTCCGTCCGACGACGCTCGCCCAACTGCAGCCCGAATACCAGGTGGGCGCGGGCGAGATCCTCCTGGATCTGCGGTCCCTCGACCTCACCGCGGACACGACGGTGGACGTGCGCAACAACGTCGGCCGCGTGGAGGTCATCGTCCCCGACACCATGCGCGTCGACGCCACCTGCCACACGACCGTGGGCGACAGCACATGCCTGCCGGAGGCGGCGGCCGCGCCCCGACCGGGGCAGCCCGCCGACAGCCCCGTCCTCACCGTCAACGCCGACAGTGCTATCGGAGAGGTGGTGGTCCGCCATGGCTGA
- a CDS encoding PspC domain-containing protein: MTTERPPTPIPQPAPYPAVRPLRRRQRSVLGGVAGGVADHLGVDATKVRVVFALLAVLGGAGIVAYALLWIFMRPSAQGGSTSPVERRRAMGLIVLGVAGAFASSWLLSGTAASVIVPIVVVGIGAALVWREFDADGPRSIIGMPRHPTALTWARVVAGVSLVVVGLGVVVLAQVDLASLRSSLLAVVVTLVGVGLLSVPIWLRMVRTLNEERAARIRDAEREEIASHLHDSVLQTLALIQKQPGDPQQVLRLARSQERELRQWLFGGSRTAQDSLTEALRAACGEVEDHYGVTIDPVFVGEIDAASRSSEDGARPSGQALVAAAREALVNAAKHSGAQRVDLYAEAQAPPEAATDGERMRVSVFVRDRGVGFDPDAIPADRKGVTGSIRARIARHGGATEIRSGSERGTEVRLTMPFAVPRAAGDRIGDEGAVSG, from the coding sequence GTGACCACCGAGCGCCCGCCGACGCCGATACCGCAGCCGGCGCCGTACCCGGCCGTCCGGCCGCTGCGGCGCCGCCAGCGCAGCGTGCTGGGCGGGGTCGCGGGCGGGGTGGCCGACCATCTCGGTGTCGACGCGACCAAGGTGCGCGTGGTGTTCGCTCTCCTCGCGGTGCTCGGCGGTGCGGGCATCGTCGCCTATGCGCTGCTGTGGATCTTCATGCGCCCCAGCGCCCAGGGCGGCAGCACCTCGCCGGTGGAGCGCCGCCGCGCCATGGGCCTCATCGTGCTCGGCGTGGCAGGCGCGTTCGCGTCCAGCTGGCTGCTGAGCGGCACCGCGGCGTCGGTGATCGTGCCGATCGTCGTCGTGGGCATCGGCGCGGCGCTGGTGTGGCGGGAGTTCGACGCGGACGGTCCCCGGTCGATCATCGGCATGCCGCGGCACCCCACCGCGCTCACCTGGGCGCGGGTGGTCGCCGGGGTGAGCCTGGTCGTCGTGGGCCTCGGCGTGGTGGTGCTCGCCCAGGTGGACCTCGCCTCGCTGCGCTCGTCGCTGCTGGCGGTCGTCGTCACCCTCGTGGGGGTGGGCCTGCTGTCCGTGCCCATCTGGCTGCGGATGGTGCGCACCCTCAACGAGGAGCGCGCCGCCCGCATCCGCGACGCCGAACGCGAGGAGATCGCCTCGCACCTGCATGATTCGGTGCTGCAGACGCTCGCGCTGATCCAGAAGCAGCCCGGCGACCCACAGCAGGTGCTGCGCCTGGCACGGTCGCAGGAGCGCGAGCTGCGGCAGTGGCTCTTCGGCGGCTCGCGCACCGCGCAGGACAGCCTCACCGAGGCGCTGCGCGCGGCGTGCGGCGAGGTGGAGGACCACTACGGGGTGACGATCGACCCGGTGTTCGTCGGCGAGATCGACGCGGCGTCGCGGTCCTCGGAGGACGGTGCCCGGCCCTCGGGTCAAGCGTTGGTGGCCGCCGCGCGGGAGGCGCTGGTGAACGCGGCCAAGCATTCCGGGGCGCAGCGGGTGGATCTGTACGCGGAGGCGCAGGCTCCGCCGGAGGCCGCCACGGACGGCGAGCGGATGCGGGTGAGCGTGTTCGTGCGCGACCGCGGCGTCGGCTTCGACCCGGACGCGATTCCCGCCGACCGCAAGGGGGTCACCGGCTCGATCCGTGCGAGAATCGCCCGGCACGGCGGCGCGACGGAGATCCGCTCCGGGAGCGAGCGGGGCACCGAGGTGCGCTTGACGATGCCGTTCGCGGTGCCGCGGGCCGCGGGGGACCGGATCGGAGACGAAGGAGCAGTCAGTGGGTGA
- a CDS encoding META domain-containing protein, translating to MRWTPLRRTDGRAHRTARTVAAAAALAASATALGACSNSQEPAGPGTPAPAATTTEQEGGPAMADAPTPAELDGAVFTSTAVTGHELVPGSTIEATFQGDMASLHAGCNRLFGGYTIADGTLTVPQAASTMMACEPALMEQDQWLTQLLAAGATIGLDGDTLTLAGAAGTPFDGTVITFARQG from the coding sequence ATGCGATGGACCCCCTTGCGCCGCACCGACGGCCGCGCACACCGCACCGCGCGCACCGTGGCGGCCGCCGCCGCGCTGGCGGCGTCGGCGACGGCCCTCGGTGCCTGCAGCAACAGCCAGGAGCCGGCCGGCCCGGGCACCCCCGCGCCCGCGGCGACGACCACCGAGCAGGAAGGCGGACCCGCGATGGCCGACGCCCCCACCCCGGCCGAGCTGGACGGCGCCGTGTTCACCAGCACCGCCGTCACCGGCCACGAGCTGGTGCCCGGCTCCACGATCGAGGCGACCTTCCAGGGCGACATGGCTTCGCTGCACGCCGGGTGCAACCGGCTCTTCGGCGGTTACACGATCGCCGACGGCACGCTGACCGTGCCGCAGGCCGCGAGCACGATGATGGCCTGCGAACCCGCGCTGATGGAGCAGGACCAGTGGCTCACACAGCTGCTCGCCGCCGGGGCGACGATCGGCCTCGACGGCGACACGCTGACGCTGGCCGGCGCAGCGGGGACCCCCTTCGACGGCACGGTGATCACCTTCGCCCGGCAGGGCTGA
- a CDS encoding serine/threonine-protein kinase, whose product MTGSSPSPHVAGPDYLVAGRYRLQSRLGGGGMGTVWLARDVLLDREVALKQIADTAGLESDRAESLRTRALHEGRVLSQLAGPHITRVFDVTLDQGAPWIVLEYLPSCSLAQVLHMTGTLPPQQAAQIGAQVADAMTEAHSAGILHRDIKPGNILIADRGTTAGVVKISDFGIARAVPAVAQDVPAEDAAADEIAPAGSPDPAGVGEDVIVGTPAYFAPEIARGHTPTTSSDVFSLGAAVYTAIEGLPPFGVDEDHAVVLHNVARGEVTAPLSEHPAMGVVLAMLEPDPARRPTMAEARDRLAHVAAGDELDPGLMLTSPLLAPDGRIPVWVRRAGGIRQRSKAVPGSTVGGLLAVQHATPLDQVRKPDNPALATLPWGAETHAEPARIHADASSRVPRHSTPAPAPGYAWFLRAAIVAGIAVVLALILVLLVTSIF is encoded by the coding sequence GTGACCGGATCCTCCCCCTCCCCGCACGTCGCCGGACCGGACTATCTCGTCGCCGGGCGGTACCGCCTGCAATCGCGCCTGGGCGGCGGAGGCATGGGGACGGTGTGGTTGGCGCGCGACGTGCTGCTGGACCGCGAGGTGGCGCTCAAACAGATCGCGGACACCGCCGGGCTGGAATCGGACCGCGCCGAGTCGCTCCGCACCCGCGCCCTGCACGAGGGCCGCGTTCTGTCCCAGCTCGCCGGCCCGCACATCACCCGCGTCTTCGACGTGACGCTCGACCAGGGCGCGCCGTGGATCGTCCTCGAGTACCTGCCGTCGTGCAGCCTGGCGCAGGTTCTGCACATGACGGGCACGCTGCCGCCGCAGCAGGCCGCGCAGATCGGCGCCCAGGTTGCGGACGCGATGACGGAGGCGCACAGTGCGGGAATCCTGCACCGCGACATCAAGCCGGGCAACATCCTCATCGCGGACCGGGGCACCACGGCGGGCGTCGTGAAGATCAGCGACTTCGGCATCGCCCGGGCCGTCCCCGCGGTGGCGCAGGATGTTCCGGCGGAGGATGCTGCCGCGGACGAGATCGCGCCGGCCGGGTCCCCGGACCCGGCGGGCGTGGGCGAGGACGTCATCGTGGGCACCCCCGCCTACTTCGCCCCCGAGATCGCCCGCGGCCACACGCCGACGACGTCCAGCGACGTGTTCTCCCTGGGCGCCGCCGTCTATACCGCGATCGAGGGGCTGCCGCCGTTCGGGGTGGACGAGGACCATGCGGTGGTGCTGCACAACGTGGCCCGCGGCGAGGTCACCGCGCCGCTGTCCGAGCACCCGGCGATGGGCGTGGTGCTCGCGATGCTCGAGCCGGACCCCGCCCGGCGCCCCACCATGGCGGAGGCGCGCGACCGGCTCGCGCACGTCGCCGCCGGCGACGAACTGGATCCGGGTCTGATGCTCACCTCGCCGCTGCTCGCCCCCGACGGCCGCATCCCCGTGTGGGTGCGCCGGGCGGGCGGCATACGGCAACGCAGCAAGGCGGTGCCGGGCAGCACCGTCGGCGGGCTCCTCGCCGTGCAGCACGCCACGCCCCTGGACCAGGTGCGCAAGCCGGACAATCCCGCGCTGGCGACGCTCCCGTGGGGCGCGGAGACCCACGCCGAGCCGGCGCGCATCCACGCGGACGCGTCGTCGCGGGTGCCCCGGCACTCCACGCCCGCCCCTGCACCCGGCTACGCGTGGTTCCTGCGCGCCGCCATCGTGGCGGGGATCGCCGTGGTGCTGGCACTGATACTCGTCCTGCTGGTCACCAGCATCTTCTGA
- a CDS encoding LuxR C-terminal-related transcriptional regulator — MRVYLVDDHAVFRSGVRAELSREPDIELVGEAGDVAGAVEGIGAAHPHVVLLDVHMPGGGGVAVLRGVDRPGNGAAAGAAGGEAHPDPVFLALSVSDAAEDVIAVIRAGARGYVTKTISGSELADAVRRVAGGDAVFSPRLAGFVLDSFTGRSPLPEPALDPELDSLTPRELEVLRLLARGYTYREIGGELFISVKTVETHASNVLRKTQQSNRNALTRWASRRRLD; from the coding sequence CTGCGCGTGTACCTGGTGGACGACCACGCGGTGTTCCGCTCGGGGGTGCGCGCCGAGCTGAGCCGCGAACCGGACATCGAGCTGGTCGGCGAGGCAGGCGACGTGGCCGGGGCCGTCGAGGGCATCGGCGCCGCGCACCCGCACGTCGTGCTGCTCGACGTGCACATGCCCGGGGGCGGCGGCGTCGCCGTGCTACGCGGGGTGGACCGCCCGGGCAACGGGGCGGCGGCCGGTGCGGCCGGCGGTGAAGCCCACCCGGACCCGGTGTTCCTGGCGCTGAGCGTCTCCGACGCCGCCGAGGACGTCATCGCCGTGATCCGGGCGGGCGCGCGCGGGTACGTCACCAAGACGATCTCCGGCTCCGAGCTCGCCGATGCGGTCCGCAGAGTGGCGGGCGGGGACGCGGTGTTCAGCCCGCGCCTGGCCGGATTCGTGCTCGACTCGTTCACCGGCCGCTCGCCGCTGCCCGAGCCGGCGCTGGACCCGGAACTCGACTCGCTGACCCCGCGCGAGCTGGAGGTGCTGCGTCTGCTGGCCCGCGGCTACACCTACCGCGAGATCGGCGGGGAACTCTTCATCTCGGTCAAGACGGTCGAAACGCACGCATCGAACGTGCTGCGCAAGACCCAGCAGTCCAATCGCAATGCGCTCACCCGGTGGGCGAGCCGCCGGCGGCTCGACTGA
- a CDS encoding alpha/beta fold hydrolase — protein sequence MDPVTSAPQWFTDALAARPSHGEVTVGGAQVRYRVWERHAAPRHAAPRDAGPQDAATPGILLVHGGAAHSHWWDHIAPQLADRHRVAALDLTGHGDSETRDHYALAQWADELVAVAEAAGLGARPVVVGHSMGGMVTYVAAHRHGDRLGGIQVIDSPIRLRTPAEEETRGSALRRPKKVYPDVDTALAHFRLIPAQTVTLPYVIDHVARTSMGPVPGGWSWKFDPSMTGRDGSDLLGAGPPPCPMAYFRAQDGIIADDVFAEMRARFGPGALVFELPHTGHHPMADQPLLLVAAVRSVLAAWAADGRLR from the coding sequence ATGGACCCCGTGACGAGCGCCCCGCAATGGTTCACCGACGCGCTGGCGGCCCGGCCGTCCCACGGCGAGGTCACGGTGGGCGGCGCGCAGGTGCGGTACCGGGTGTGGGAACGGCACGCCGCACCCCGGCACGCCGCACCCCGGGACGCCGGGCCGCAGGACGCCGCCACGCCGGGGATCCTGCTGGTCCACGGCGGCGCCGCGCACTCGCACTGGTGGGACCACATCGCCCCGCAGCTCGCCGACCGGCACCGGGTCGCGGCCCTCGACCTGACCGGCCACGGCGACAGCGAGACCCGAGACCACTACGCGCTGGCCCAGTGGGCGGACGAGCTCGTCGCCGTCGCCGAGGCGGCCGGGCTCGGTGCGCGGCCCGTCGTCGTGGGGCACAGCATGGGCGGCATGGTCACCTACGTGGCAGCGCACCGCCATGGCGATCGGCTCGGCGGAATCCAGGTGATCGACTCCCCCATCCGCCTGCGCACGCCCGCCGAGGAGGAGACGCGCGGCTCCGCGCTGCGCCGCCCCAAGAAGGTCTACCCGGACGTCGACACGGCGCTCGCACACTTCCGCCTGATCCCCGCCCAGACGGTGACGCTGCCGTATGTGATCGACCACGTGGCCCGGACGTCGATGGGGCCGGTGCCGGGCGGCTGGTCGTGGAAGTTCGATCCCTCGATGACCGGCCGCGACGGCAGCGACCTGCTGGGCGCCGGGCCGCCGCCGTGCCCGATGGCCTACTTCCGCGCACAGGACGGGATCATCGCCGACGACGTGTTCGCGGAGATGCGCGCGCGCTTCGGTCCCGGGGCGCTGGTGTTCGAGCTGCCGCACACCGGCCACCACCCGATGGCCGACCAGCCGCTGCTGCTCGTCGCCGCCGTCCGGTCCGTGCTCGCGGCGTGGGCCGCGGACGGGCGGCTCCGGTAA